AACACCTGCGACAACTTCTATAGATTTCATGGTGTAAAATGTAGAAATAACAAGATTTAACGTCAAAATTTGCCTAAAATCAAAAAAATTACGCTTATAAGAATTTTATATAGCCAAACCTCTTGACTTTTCAAATTAAATTTTATAAAATTTAATTGTGTAAAACAAAATAGTGTATATGGAGAAAAAATATGACAATCTACGACTTCACACTTACCGATGGTAAAGGCAACGAAGTTCCACTCTCTAAATTCAAGGGCCAAGTCATGCTCATCGTGAACACGGCGACCGGCTGCGGATTCACCCCGCATTACAAGCCGATCGAAAAGATGTACACAGACTTCCACGACAAGGGCTTCGAAGTCATCGACATTCCGTGCAACCAGTTCATGAACCAGACCCCAGGTTCTGACGAAGAAATCCATGAATTCTGCACGCTCAAGTACGGCACAACCTTCCCGCAGATG
This is a stretch of genomic DNA from Fibrobacter sp. UWB13. It encodes these proteins:
- a CDS encoding glutathione peroxidase, whose amino-acid sequence is MTIYDFTLTDGKGNEVPLSKFKGQVMLIVNTATGCGFTPHYKPIEKMYTDFHDKGFEVIDIPCNQFMNQTPGSDEEIHEFCTLKYGTTFPQMKKSDVNGPNELPLYTYLKSKIGFEGFGFGVKAAAMAMLLKKIDKDYKNNPDIKWNFTKFVIDRAGNVVARFEPTAKMEDVRSCVEKLL